The following are encoded in a window of Acidobacteriota bacterium genomic DNA:
- a CDS encoding Uma2 family endonuclease: MAVAAERERVADVQRYRFTVEEFARMGEAGIFTEDDRVELIDGEILEMTPIGPLHAWIVDRLNELIMGRLAGRVHVRIQNPVRLGSHTEPQPDLVVARRSGAYAERHPEPDDILLVIEVADSSLRYDRLEKVPRYGRAGIPETWLVDAEARTVTVCTGPGADGYAHQNVRRRGDKLTATGVPELGFAIDDVFGE, translated from the coding sequence ATGGCCGTAGCCGCAGAGCGGGAACGCGTCGCGGACGTCCAGCGGTACCGCTTCACCGTCGAGGAGTTCGCACGGATGGGCGAAGCCGGGATCTTCACTGAGGACGACCGGGTGGAGCTGATCGATGGAGAGATCCTGGAAATGACGCCCATCGGCCCGTTGCACGCGTGGATCGTGGATCGCCTCAACGAACTGATCATGGGGCGTCTTGCCGGCCGGGTGCACGTACGGATCCAGAATCCGGTTCGCCTGGGAAGCCATACCGAGCCACAGCCCGACCTGGTGGTTGCACGCAGGAGCGGCGCCTATGCCGAGCGCCATCCCGAGCCGGACGACATTCTTCTCGTCATCGAGGTGGCCGACTCGTCCCTGCGCTACGACAGGCTCGAGAAGGTGCCGCGATACGGCAGGGCCGGCATCCCCGAGACGTGGCTGGTGGACGCCGAGGCGCGCACCGTAACCGTCTGCACCGGACCCGGCGCCGACGGTTATGCGCACCAGAACGTGCGGCGGCGCGGCGACAAGCTGACCGCGACCGGCGTGCCGGAGCTCGGATTTGCGATCGACGACGTCTTCGGCGAATGA
- a CDS encoding amidohydrolase: protein MPKSTVAVVAALFILAVAGGTTAGEPGSAAESQSAGDDRLEQLKQEVLADIDDRRGFIQRMVDSQFSFGELGFQEFETQRYLTGILEREGFEIELGTAGMPSAWLARWGSGRPVIALGSDVDGIPRSSQTPGAAYRQPQIEGAPSHGEGHNSGQAVNIAAALAVKEIMEREGIPGTLLIWPGIAEEQLGGKAFFVRAGVFDDVDLVLYSHVSAAMTTAWGDSRGNGMVSVEYTFEGESAHGAGDPWNGRSALDAVELMNIGWNFRREHLRIQQRSHYVISDGGDQPNVVPSTASVWYFFRESDYENIMRMWRIGDAMAEGAAKMTDTTVTSRVLGAAWPQHHNRVIAETMFSAIRRVGMPDWSEDDQRFARAVQKMIGVEEQGLLTEAQEGLDGAERIPDNERRGGGSDDIGDVSWVVPTATLRFPSNIPGGPGHNWNKSIAMATPIAHKGATAGAKVQALTLLDFVLRPELVQQARDYFENQTKDRQYTTFLRPEDEPAIWLNRDIMERFKPQLEELYYDETRYDTYLEQLGVEYPQFEPPQD from the coding sequence ATGCCGAAGTCGACCGTCGCCGTCGTTGCCGCTCTGTTCATCCTGGCCGTCGCGGGCGGGACCACTGCCGGCGAACCGGGTTCGGCCGCCGAGTCGCAGTCCGCAGGGGACGATCGGCTCGAGCAGCTCAAGCAGGAGGTGCTCGCGGACATCGACGACCGCCGCGGCTTCATCCAGCGGATGGTCGACAGCCAGTTCAGCTTCGGCGAGCTGGGGTTCCAGGAGTTCGAGACCCAGCGCTACCTCACCGGGATCCTCGAGCGGGAGGGTTTCGAGATCGAGCTCGGGACGGCGGGAATGCCCAGCGCCTGGCTGGCGCGGTGGGGTTCGGGACGACCGGTGATCGCGCTCGGCAGCGACGTCGACGGCATCCCCAGGTCGTCGCAGACGCCTGGAGCGGCGTACCGCCAGCCGCAGATCGAGGGCGCCCCGAGCCACGGCGAGGGACACAACTCGGGACAGGCGGTCAACATCGCGGCGGCGCTCGCGGTGAAGGAGATCATGGAGCGGGAGGGGATTCCCGGCACGCTCCTCATCTGGCCCGGCATCGCCGAGGAGCAGCTCGGCGGCAAGGCGTTCTTCGTCCGGGCCGGCGTGTTCGACGACGTCGACCTGGTCCTCTACAGCCATGTCAGCGCCGCGATGACCACGGCCTGGGGCGACAGCCGCGGCAACGGGATGGTCTCGGTGGAGTACACCTTCGAAGGCGAATCCGCGCACGGGGCCGGCGATCCGTGGAACGGCCGCAGCGCGCTCGACGCGGTCGAGCTGATGAACATCGGCTGGAACTTCCGCCGCGAGCACCTGCGCATACAGCAGCGCTCGCACTACGTCATCAGCGACGGCGGCGACCAGCCGAACGTCGTGCCGTCGACCGCCAGCGTCTGGTACTTCTTCCGCGAGAGCGATTACGAGAACATCATGCGGATGTGGCGGATCGGAGACGCCATGGCCGAAGGCGCGGCGAAGATGACCGATACCACGGTCACGTCGCGGGTCCTCGGCGCCGCCTGGCCGCAGCACCACAACCGGGTGATCGCCGAGACGATGTTCAGCGCCATCCGGCGAGTCGGGATGCCCGACTGGTCGGAGGACGATCAGCGCTTCGCACGCGCCGTGCAGAAGATGATCGGCGTCGAGGAGCAGGGCCTGTTGACGGAGGCGCAGGAAGGTCTGGACGGCGCCGAGCGGATTCCCGACAACGAGCGGCGCGGCGGCGGCTCCGACGACATCGGCGACGTCTCGTGGGTCGTGCCGACCGCCACGCTGCGGTTCCCGTCCAACATCCCCGGCGGCCCGGGCCACAACTGGAACAAGAGCATCGCCATGGCCACGCCGATCGCGCACAAGGGGGCGACCGCCGGGGCCAAGGTGCAGGCGCTGACCCTGCTCGACTTCGTGCTCCGGCCGGAGCTTGTGCAGCAGGCGCGGGACTACTTCGAGAACCAGACGAAGGACCGGCAATACACCACGTTCCTGCGTCCGGAGGACGAGCCGGCGATCTGGCTGAACCGCGACATCATGGAGCGCTTCAAGCCGCAGCTCGAAGAGCTCTATTACGACGAGACGCGCTACGACACGTACCTGGAGCAGCTCGGCGTCGAGTACCCGCAGTTCGAGCCGCCGCAGGACTGA
- a CDS encoding amidohydrolase family protein has translation MHRERLTTTCVPWLGLSLALALSATPLAAQEEEPFDLLIRGGRVVDGTGNPWVRADVAVSGDRIARIGHLPDATADRVIDAEGLVVAPGFVDPHTHAVRGIFDVPTADNYLLQGVTTLTEGNDGSSPWPVGEHLDQIAELGISPNWGIFAGQGTIRREVMGSEDRDPTRDELDRMRALVAEAMAEGAFGLSTGLFYVPGSFTSTEEVIALSEVAAAHGGIYISHMRDEALLLLDSVRETIRIGEEAGIPVQMTHHKAISRDMWGRSADSLALVDAARARGVDITIDQYPYTASQTGITAVVPQWAQAGGTQELIARLRDPETRRRIRGEIVYRIEHDRGGGDPANIVIGLCEWDRSLEGKSLADILAEREIEVTVANAADLVMQIVERGGARAIYHAMDERDVERIMQHPATAIGSDGGVSVFGASVPHPREYGTFARVLGRYVRERGVLTLEQAVRKMSGATAARLGLQDRGLLREGFFADIAVFDPDRVIDRATFPEPHQYAVGVEYVLVNGTLVVDGGEHTGARPGRVLYGPGRR, from the coding sequence ATGCACCGAGAGCGACTGACGACGACATGCGTCCCATGGCTCGGCCTTTCGCTCGCGCTGGCCCTGTCGGCGACGCCCCTCGCCGCGCAGGAGGAAGAACCGTTCGACCTCCTCATCCGCGGCGGCCGGGTGGTCGACGGCACGGGGAACCCCTGGGTGCGCGCCGACGTCGCGGTGAGCGGGGATCGGATCGCGCGCATCGGCCACCTGCCGGACGCGACCGCGGACCGCGTCATCGACGCCGAGGGGCTGGTGGTGGCGCCGGGGTTCGTCGATCCGCATACCCACGCGGTGCGCGGCATCTTCGACGTGCCGACAGCCGACAACTACCTGCTGCAGGGCGTCACGACGCTGACCGAGGGCAACGACGGCAGCTCGCCGTGGCCCGTCGGCGAGCACCTCGACCAGATCGCGGAGCTCGGCATCAGTCCGAACTGGGGCATTTTCGCCGGCCAGGGGACGATCCGCCGCGAGGTCATGGGCAGCGAAGATCGCGATCCGACTCGCGACGAGCTCGACCGGATGCGGGCGCTCGTCGCCGAGGCGATGGCGGAGGGCGCGTTCGGCCTGTCCACGGGGCTGTTCTACGTTCCCGGCAGCTTCACCTCGACCGAGGAGGTCATCGCCCTTTCCGAAGTCGCCGCTGCGCACGGCGGCATCTACATTTCCCACATGCGCGACGAAGCCCTGCTTCTGCTCGATTCCGTGCGGGAGACGATCCGCATCGGCGAGGAGGCCGGCATCCCCGTGCAGATGACCCACCACAAGGCGATCAGCCGCGACATGTGGGGCCGCAGCGCGGACAGCCTCGCGCTGGTGGACGCCGCGAGGGCGCGCGGGGTCGACATCACGATAGACCAGTATCCCTACACGGCCTCCCAGACGGGGATCACCGCAGTGGTGCCGCAGTGGGCGCAGGCGGGAGGAACGCAGGAGCTGATCGCGCGGCTGCGGGATCCGGAGACGCGCCGGCGCATCCGCGGGGAGATCGTCTACCGCATCGAGCACGACCGGGGCGGCGGTGACCCGGCGAACATCGTCATCGGCCTGTGCGAATGGGACCGCTCGCTGGAAGGCAAGAGCCTCGCCGACATTCTCGCCGAGCGGGAGATCGAGGTGACGGTGGCCAACGCCGCCGACCTGGTCATGCAGATCGTCGAGCGCGGCGGCGCGCGCGCCATCTACCACGCGATGGACGAGCGTGACGTCGAACGCATCATGCAGCACCCGGCCACCGCCATCGGCTCGGACGGCGGCGTGTCCGTTTTCGGCGCCAGCGTGCCCCACCCGCGCGAGTACGGCACGTTCGCCCGCGTGCTCGGCCGCTACGTGCGCGAGCGCGGCGTGCTGACGCTCGAGCAGGCGGTGCGCAAGATGAGCGGCGCCACCGCCGCGCGGCTCGGCCTGCAGGACCGGGGATTGCTGCGGGAGGGCTTCTTCGCCGACATCGCCGTCTTCGATCCCGACCGCGTCATCGACCGCGCGACGTTCCCGGAACCCCACCAGTACGCGGTGGGCGTCGAGTACGTCCTGGTCAACGGCACGCTGGTCGTGGACGGCGGCGAGCACACGGGCGCCCGGCCCGGACGGGTGCTCTACGGGCCGGGACGCCGTTAG
- a CDS encoding MBL fold metallo-hydrolase: MRRSACLGILTLVGIVLTVATYEARQERVDLEVQTVAHNLYMLANASTVQGMGGGGNTAIWVMADGVALVDTKINGYGQDIIRHVAGITDKPITTVINTHTHFDHSGGNIELPDTIDFVVHENTRAQMARDTCEPVTNCDAFKGENAKYLPQTTYSDRMSLFAGPDQIDLYHFGRGHTDGDTFIVFKAVRTMHTGDMFQRKGLPFIDVANGNGSATEFGSTLLKAVAGIADVDTVIPGHNPTPVTWAEFVDFSGFYNDVVSKARNGKAAGRSVDDAVAAYRVPDEYSDFSAPEQSVRTTMQYVYDGR, translated from the coding sequence ATGAGACGCAGCGCGTGCCTGGGAATTCTGACTCTGGTCGGCATCGTCCTGACCGTGGCGACCTACGAGGCGCGGCAGGAGCGCGTGGACCTCGAGGTCCAGACGGTCGCCCACAACCTCTACATGCTGGCCAACGCCTCGACGGTGCAGGGGATGGGCGGCGGCGGAAATACCGCGATCTGGGTCATGGCCGACGGGGTGGCGCTCGTCGACACCAAGATCAACGGCTACGGACAGGACATCATCCGTCACGTGGCCGGGATCACGGACAAGCCGATCACGACCGTCATCAACACCCACACGCACTTCGACCACAGCGGCGGCAACATCGAACTCCCCGACACGATCGACTTCGTGGTGCACGAGAACACCCGCGCACAGATGGCGCGGGACACCTGCGAGCCGGTGACCAACTGCGACGCGTTCAAGGGCGAGAACGCGAAGTACCTGCCGCAGACCACCTATTCCGACCGGATGTCGCTGTTTGCCGGGCCGGATCAGATCGACCTCTACCACTTCGGCCGCGGCCACACCGACGGCGACACCTTCATCGTCTTCAAGGCGGTGCGCACGATGCACACCGGCGACATGTTCCAGCGCAAGGGACTGCCGTTCATCGACGTCGCCAACGGCAACGGCAGCGCGACCGAGTTCGGCTCCACCTTGCTGAAGGCAGTGGCCGGCATCGCGGACGTCGACACGGTGATCCCGGGCCACAACCCGACGCCGGTCACCTGGGCGGAATTCGTCGACTTCAGCGGGTTCTACAACGACGTGGTGAGCAAGGCCCGGAACGGCAAGGCAGCCGGCCGGTCCGTGGACGACGCGGTCGCCGCCTACCGCGTGCCCGACGAGTACAGCGACTTCTCGGCGCCCGAGCAGAGCGTGCGGACGACCATGCAGTACGTCTACGACGGGCGGTAG
- a CDS encoding PQQ-dependent sugar dehydrogenase: MTPGGYMETLHGMGVRLGAAAVVLAASAAAGQTTNDPFPDPIPRTDGVITVGVVEFAALPFLEDQAPRMMRLVDEPGIGRLFVSDMWGLVYTVSYDGETVTRYLDLREPRWGLDVEASRRERGFQSFAVHPQFGRPGTPGFGKLYTYTDSSNTGPAADFEPDGGSDAQDTILLEWTAADPTAAVYDGGPPRELLRVEQPFRNHNGGQLAFKPLAEPGDPDFGLLYVGSADGGSGGDPLDLSQNLGSILGKVLRIDPLGTNSTNGQYGVPADNPFAGDGDPATLGEIYAYGVRNPQRFAWDERNGNLFLADIGQNIVEEISLVPRGGNLGWNDWEGSFRWISRRAVSLVDPRGEAGLSYPVVEYGQLDPLFQPSSMATGLVVYRDDVVPQLENLVLFGDGPSGEVFYFSADDLPAGGQDAMRRVLFDHGGETKTLLQMIREKNVSQGRTPATRADVRVDSGPGGQLFLLNKHDGVIRRLVP; this comes from the coding sequence ATGACGCCAGGAGGCTACATGGAGACACTACACGGCATGGGCGTGCGTCTCGGCGCAGCGGCGGTGGTGCTGGCCGCCTCCGCGGCCGCCGGCCAGACCACCAACGACCCGTTCCCGGATCCCATTCCAAGGACCGACGGCGTCATCACGGTCGGCGTCGTCGAGTTCGCCGCTCTCCCGTTCCTGGAAGACCAGGCCCCGCGGATGATGCGGCTGGTCGACGAGCCGGGCATTGGACGGCTGTTCGTGAGCGACATGTGGGGGCTCGTCTACACCGTCAGCTACGACGGGGAGACCGTGACGCGCTATCTCGATCTGCGGGAGCCGCGCTGGGGGCTCGACGTCGAGGCGTCCCGCCGCGAGCGCGGGTTCCAGAGCTTCGCGGTGCACCCGCAGTTCGGGCGGCCGGGCACGCCGGGCTTCGGGAAGCTCTACACCTACACGGATAGCAGCAACACCGGGCCGGCGGCCGACTTCGAGCCGGACGGCGGTTCCGACGCGCAGGACACGATCCTGCTCGAGTGGACCGCGGCGGATCCGACGGCCGCGGTCTACGACGGCGGTCCGCCGCGCGAGCTGCTGCGCGTGGAGCAGCCGTTCCGCAACCACAACGGCGGACAGCTCGCCTTCAAGCCGCTCGCCGAACCCGGCGATCCGGACTTCGGCCTCCTCTACGTGGGATCGGCGGACGGCGGGAGCGGCGGAGACCCGCTGGACCTCTCTCAGAACCTCGGCTCGATCCTGGGCAAGGTCCTGCGCATCGACCCGCTCGGCACGAACAGCACGAACGGACAGTACGGCGTGCCCGCCGACAATCCGTTCGCCGGCGACGGCGACCCTGCCACGCTCGGCGAGATCTACGCCTACGGCGTTCGCAATCCGCAACGTTTCGCGTGGGACGAGCGGAACGGCAACCTGTTCCTGGCCGACATCGGCCAGAACATCGTCGAGGAGATCAGCCTCGTGCCCCGCGGCGGCAACCTCGGGTGGAACGACTGGGAGGGGAGCTTCCGGTGGATCAGCCGGCGCGCGGTCAGCCTGGTCGATCCGCGCGGCGAGGCGGGCCTGTCGTACCCGGTGGTGGAGTACGGCCAGCTCGATCCGCTCTTCCAGCCCAGCTCCATGGCCACCGGCCTGGTCGTCTACCGGGACGACGTCGTGCCGCAGCTCGAGAACCTGGTGCTGTTCGGGGACGGTCCCAGCGGCGAGGTCTTCTACTTCTCCGCCGACGACCTGCCCGCAGGAGGCCAGGATGCGATGCGCCGCGTCCTGTTCGACCACGGCGGCGAGACGAAGACGCTGCTGCAGATGATCCGGGAGAAGAACGTCAGCCAGGGGCGGACGCCGGCGACTCGTGCCGACGTGCGCGTGGACTCCGGCCCCGGCGGCCAGCTCTTCCTGCTGAACAAGCACGACGGCGTCATCCGCCGGCTGGTGCCGTAA
- a CDS encoding type II toxin-antitoxin system VapC family toxin gives MKYVLDTNTLSFAMGGDATVCERIVSHGRTDVLLPQPVIAEIQYGLARLRKSKKRERLTRRFGVFLGELTRAVWTDEVSRAFGRIKARLEREGIRIEDLDVAIAAHALALDATLVSDNVAHMSRITDLRIENWRTRPADFST, from the coding sequence GTGAAGTACGTCCTGGATACCAACACGTTGTCCTTTGCGATGGGCGGCGACGCCACGGTGTGCGAGCGCATCGTGTCGCACGGTCGTACCGACGTGCTCCTGCCGCAACCGGTCATCGCCGAAATCCAGTACGGTCTGGCACGGCTGCGGAAGTCGAAGAAACGGGAACGACTGACCCGACGCTTCGGGGTGTTCCTCGGCGAGCTGACGCGAGCCGTCTGGACCGATGAGGTGAGCCGGGCGTTCGGCAGGATCAAGGCCCGACTGGAACGCGAAGGCATCCGAATCGAGGATCTGGACGTGGCGATTGCCGCCCACGCGCTGGCGCTGGATGCGACGCTGGTGAGCGACAACGTAGCGCACATGAGCCGCATCACGGATCTTCGAATAGAGAATTGGCGAACCCGGCCCGCCGACTTCAGCACATGA
- a CDS encoding PQQ-binding-like beta-propeller repeat protein, giving the protein MVRGRRLRYWSTGVAILLAGLVLAAPRPAAAQSKADTEWHHFGHDAANTKYSPLDQITPANFTDLEIAWRWRSIETEVTREREEVRPGPFKSVSLMIDGRVYLSTSLGQVAALDAGTGELIWSYDPQTYDRLDRPANMGWQHRGVSYWEDDASDDARIFIATHDLLLVALDARTGQQYADFGADGAVDLSTSLGRGIDRSRFTHSQPLAIAGDTVIVGSIVQDTSLTRREADPGHVRGFDARTGEMKWIFHTIPQGEEFGADTWHDESWRYSGHSNVWGTMAVDEELGYVYLPTGTPTNDWYGGMRPGDNLFAESIIAVDAETGERVWHFQAVHHGLWDYDFPTAGNLLDITVDGREIKAIAQSSKQAFTYVFDRVTGEPVWPIEERPVPQGNVPGEWYSPTQPFPTKPAAFDLQGITIDDLVDFTPAIREEAIRIADRAQLGPIFTPPPVRGEGKPIIQSPGPGGGINWPGSAVDPETGRLFVPSQTRLRAVELVEYPPPATVGYFTDPWAVAVPGPQGLPLVKPPYKRVTAIDLNTGDHVWMAPHGDGPRNHPAIRHLNLPALGGHGGMHGGGPLVTKTLLVVNSGARYVEDQNASARAITAYHKDNGDYLGSIELPSIPYGNPITYLHEGKQYIVVAVGTGSSEAAPPELIALALP; this is encoded by the coding sequence ATGGTCCGAGGCCGACGACTTCGATACTGGTCCACCGGCGTCGCGATTCTGCTTGCGGGGCTCGTGCTTGCCGCGCCCCGACCGGCTGCGGCGCAGTCGAAGGCCGACACGGAGTGGCATCACTTCGGCCACGATGCCGCCAACACGAAGTACTCCCCGCTCGATCAGATCACGCCGGCCAACTTCACCGACCTGGAGATCGCCTGGCGCTGGAGGTCGATCGAAACCGAGGTCACCCGCGAACGGGAGGAAGTCCGACCCGGCCCGTTCAAGTCGGTGTCGCTGATGATCGACGGCCGCGTCTACCTCAGCACGTCGCTCGGGCAGGTGGCGGCGCTCGACGCGGGCACGGGCGAGCTGATCTGGTCGTACGACCCGCAGACCTACGATCGGCTCGACCGCCCCGCCAACATGGGTTGGCAGCATCGCGGCGTCTCCTACTGGGAGGACGACGCGAGCGACGACGCGCGCATCTTCATCGCGACGCACGACCTGCTGCTCGTGGCGCTCGATGCCCGAACCGGCCAACAGTACGCCGACTTCGGCGCCGACGGAGCCGTGGACCTGAGCACCTCCCTCGGCCGCGGGATCGACCGCTCCCGCTTCACCCACTCGCAGCCGCTCGCAATCGCCGGCGACACGGTGATCGTCGGCAGCATCGTGCAGGACACCAGCCTCACCCGGCGCGAGGCCGACCCGGGCCACGTGCGCGGCTTCGACGCGCGCACGGGCGAGATGAAATGGATCTTCCACACCATCCCGCAGGGGGAGGAGTTCGGCGCCGACACCTGGCACGACGAGTCGTGGCGCTACAGCGGCCATTCCAACGTCTGGGGCACGATGGCGGTCGATGAGGAGCTGGGCTACGTCTACCTGCCGACCGGCACCCCGACGAACGACTGGTACGGCGGCATGCGCCCCGGCGACAACCTCTTCGCGGAGAGCATCATCGCGGTCGACGCCGAGACCGGCGAGCGGGTCTGGCACTTCCAGGCCGTGCATCACGGCCTCTGGGACTACGACTTCCCCACCGCCGGCAACCTGCTGGACATCACCGTCGACGGCCGCGAGATCAAGGCGATCGCGCAGTCGAGCAAACAAGCCTTCACCTATGTATTCGACCGGGTCACGGGCGAGCCGGTGTGGCCGATCGAGGAGCGGCCCGTGCCGCAGGGCAACGTGCCCGGCGAGTGGTACTCCCCCACGCAGCCGTTCCCGACGAAGCCCGCGGCGTTTGACCTGCAGGGAATCACCATCGACGACCTCGTCGACTTCACCCCGGCGATCCGGGAGGAGGCAATCCGCATCGCCGACCGGGCCCAGCTCGGTCCCATCTTCACGCCGCCGCCGGTGCGCGGCGAGGGGAAGCCGATCATCCAGTCGCCCGGTCCCGGCGGGGGCATCAACTGGCCCGGCTCGGCCGTCGATCCGGAGACCGGCCGCCTGTTCGTCCCGTCGCAGACGCGCCTCCGCGCCGTGGAGCTCGTCGAGTACCCGCCGCCGGCCACGGTCGGCTACTTCACCGATCCGTGGGCCGTCGCGGTGCCCGGCCCGCAGGGACTCCCGCTCGTCAAGCCGCCGTACAAGCGCGTCACCGCGATCGACCTCAACACCGGCGACCACGTCTGGATGGCGCCGCACGGCGACGGCCCACGCAACCACCCGGCAATCCGGCACCTGAACCTGCCGGCGCTCGGCGGCCACGGCGGCATGCACGGCGGCGGCCCGCTGGTCACCAAGACCCTGCTCGTCGTCAACTCGGGAGCCCGCTACGTCGAGGATCAGAACGCCTCGGCAAGGGCGATCACGGCGTACCACAAGGACAACGGCGACTACCTCGGTTCGATCGAACTGCCGTCCATCCCCTACGGCAACCCGATCACGTATCTGCACGAGGGCAAGCAGTACATCGTGGTCGCAGTGGGCACGGGGAGCAGCGAAGCGGCGCCGCCCGAGCTCATCGCGCTAGCGCTCCCCTGA
- a CDS encoding ribbon-helix-helix protein, CopG family, which produces MAKVTYSLDDATVRRIRRAAERLGKPQSHVVREAVAVYDARTDRLSEAERLRMLGVLDRWREEQAPRSRESVESELREIRLSRRESSLQRAVHDDPS; this is translated from the coding sequence ATGGCAAAGGTCACCTATTCTCTGGACGACGCCACGGTGCGCCGGATCCGCCGGGCGGCGGAGCGTTTGGGCAAGCCGCAGAGCCACGTCGTCCGCGAGGCGGTCGCCGTATACGACGCGCGAACCGACCGGTTGAGCGAGGCCGAGCGGCTGCGCATGCTCGGGGTGCTGGACCGCTGGCGTGAGGAACAGGCTCCGCGCTCCCGCGAGAGCGTCGAATCGGAGCTCAGGGAGATTCGTCTGTCCCGTCGCGAGTCATCCCTGCAGCGTGCCGTCCATGACGATCCATCTTGA
- a CDS encoding type II toxin-antitoxin system VapC family toxin: MTIHLDTSALVGALTGPRVVADRLYAFIDRSHRLRISSIVLYEWLRGPRTAGELRVQEDLFPREHAVPFDPEAAAEAAALYTRLPRPRGRDLDLAIAACALVDEAALWTLNPKDFSDVPGLELA, encoded by the coding sequence ATGACGATCCATCTTGACACCTCCGCGCTCGTCGGGGCGCTCACCGGACCGCGTGTCGTCGCTGACCGCCTGTATGCGTTCATAGACCGGAGCCATCGGTTGCGGATCTCCTCGATCGTCCTCTACGAGTGGTTGCGCGGGCCGCGCACGGCCGGCGAGCTGCGCGTGCAGGAGGACCTCTTCCCGCGCGAGCACGCTGTCCCGTTCGATCCCGAGGCCGCGGCCGAGGCCGCCGCCCTGTACACGCGACTGCCGCGCCCGCGCGGTCGGGACCTCGACCTCGCCATCGCCGCCTGCGCCCTGGTCGACGAGGCGGCGCTCTGGACGCTGAACCCGAAGGACTTCAGCGACGTACCCGGCCTCGAACTCGCCTGA
- a CDS encoding branched-chain amino acid aminotransferase, with translation MHIAIDVNGRLGDGESAGVPVLDRGFLFGEGVYETLRTYNLQPFLLDRHLARLRASAERIALQPPLDDTAFRARILATMQAVDAPGERSIRLLLTRGAGELSYDLANCPAPTVVVIIRPHRETPPEVAARGIGIVRSSIMRNHPAALDPRIKSNNLLNNALAMQEALRAGASEALMCNHRGELAECAQSNVFLVRGGAALTPPVDAGILEGVTRNFVFEVGRSAGVPVREETLRPADLDTADELFVTSTTREVLAVTRVDGQPVGEGRPGPVTRTLAAEFQRLARRLCAAG, from the coding sequence ATGCACATAGCCATCGACGTCAACGGACGCCTCGGCGACGGCGAGAGCGCCGGCGTCCCGGTCCTGGATCGCGGGTTTCTGTTCGGCGAGGGGGTCTACGAGACGCTGCGCACCTACAACCTCCAGCCGTTCCTGCTCGACCGCCACCTCGCGCGACTGCGCGCGTCGGCGGAGCGCATCGCGTTGCAGCCGCCGCTCGACGACACGGCGTTCAGGGCCCGCATCCTGGCCACCATGCAGGCCGTCGATGCGCCCGGCGAGCGCAGCATCCGGCTGCTGCTGACCCGCGGGGCCGGCGAGCTCAGTTACGACCTCGCGAACTGCCCCGCGCCCACGGTCGTGGTCATCATCCGGCCGCACCGGGAGACGCCGCCCGAGGTCGCGGCGCGCGGCATCGGCATCGTACGGTCGTCCATCATGCGCAACCACCCCGCGGCCCTCGACCCGCGCATCAAGTCGAACAACCTCCTCAACAATGCCCTCGCCATGCAGGAGGCGCTGCGCGCCGGGGCCTCCGAGGCCCTGATGTGCAACCATCGCGGAGAGCTGGCCGAGTGCGCGCAGTCGAACGTCTTTCTCGTCCGCGGCGGCGCCGCACTCACGCCGCCCGTCGACGCCGGCATCCTGGAAGGCGTCACCCGCAACTTCGTCTTCGAGGTGGGCAGGTCCGCCGGCGTTCCCGTGCGGGAAGAAACGTTGCGGCCGGCCGACCTCGACACCGCCGACGAGCTGTTCGTGACGAGCACCACCCGGGAGGTTCTCGCGGTCACCCGCGTCGATGGGCAGCCCGTCGGCGAAGGGCGGCCGGGGCCGGTGACGCGGACCCTCGCGGCGGAGTTCCAGCGGCTGGCGCGGCGACTCTGCGCGGCAGGGTGA